From one Dysidea avara chromosome 9, odDysAvar1.4, whole genome shotgun sequence genomic stretch:
- the LOC136267600 gene encoding protein NLRC5-like, giving the protein MTIVYYLKKNNGIIIANISRLSEFPHPYDQVVKKLSQFAFLALQKNQVAFMNTEIDATCPHLVLANCCGLGLFKPVKHPKKEDGEYIQFLHFSIQEYMAAYHITSLPNADILKLLDISFWSLHYLNTWMMYIGITDGNDPVLKELILSDIRSPLGSRSNISNKIQINKLQYLFLFCCMMEVDNHMSHSVKFRGGNIDLSNQALSTGDLYTITVLLLKLSNKQWKGLNLSNCNIDGKIDNIIAVLPHNTKLQQLYFSVNNLQTEGAIKFARSLQNTTTLTEFGLSNNNIGCEAADDIAIVLSNNTKLQKLYLKKNTLQTEGAIKIARSLQNTTTLTEFGLSNNNIGCEAADDIAIVLSNNTKLQKLYLKKNTLQTEGAIKIARSLQNTTTLTEFGLSNNNIGCEAADDIAIVLSNNTKLQKLYLKKNTLQTEGAIKIARSLQNTTTLTEFYLSNNNIRSEAADDIAAFLSNNTKLQKLHLSRNNIQTEGAIKIARSLQNTTTLTEFVLSSNNIGSEAADNIAAVLSHNIKLQKLHLSGCNLQTEGAIKIARPLQNTTTLTLFVLSSNNIGSEAADDIAAVLSHNTKLQILQLNDNTLQTEGAIKIARSLQNTTTLTQFVLSSNNIGREAADDIAAVLSHNTKLQWLYLSSNNLQTEGAIKIARSLQNTTTLTEFDLTDNNIGSEAADDIAAVLSHNIKLQKLHLSGCNLQTEGAIKIARSLQNTTTLTQFGLADNNIGSEAADDIAAVLSHNSKLQILQLHDNTLQTEGAIKIARSLQNTTTLTQFVLSSNNIGSEAGDDIAAVLSHNIKLQWLHLHNNTLQTEGAIKIARSLQNTTTLTQFVLSSNNIGSEAADDIAAVLSHNTKLQWLYLSSNNLQTEGAIKIARSLQNTTTLTEFVLSSNNIGSEAADDIAAVLSHNTKLQWLYLSSNNLQTEGAIKIARSLQNTTTLTEFVLSSNNIGSEVADDIAAVLSHNIKLQKLHLSGYNLQTEGAIKIARSLQNTTTLTEFVLSSNNIGSEAADDIAAVLSHNSKLQILQLHDNTLQTEGAIKIARSLQNTTTLTQFVLSSNNIGSEAADDIAAVLSHNIKLQWLYLHNNTLQTEGAIKIARSLQNTTTLTQFVLSSNNIGSEAADDIAAVLSHNIKLQNLNISGCNLQTEGAIKIARSLQNTTTLTEFGLADNNIGSEAADDIAAVLSHNSKLQILQLHDNTLQTEGAIKIARSFQNTTTLTQFVLSSNNIGSEAGDDIAAVLSHNIKLQWLHLHNNTLQTEGAIKIARSLQNTTTLTQFVLSSNNIGSEAADDIAAVLSHNIKLQWLHLHNNTLQTEGAIKIARSLQNTTTLTQFVLSSNNIGSEAADDIAAVLSHNIKLQKLHLRGCNLQTEGAIKIARSLQNTITLTEFVLSNNNIGSEAADDIAAVLSHNIKLQKLYLDGNTFQTEGVIKIAKSLQNTTTVVHFDISSNNIGSKAADDITVVLSHNTKLQWLNLNHNNLQTEGIIKIAQSLLYTTSLIYLDISNNNIGSEAADDIAAVLCNNDQLQYLYLDNNDLQTQGIIRIARSLLGTSTLTVFSVSANNIDDEATDGITAVLSHNTNLQRLNLSHNNIQTQGGSKIAKCLHGISILNISSDCIGVKASDDIATVLLNSSKLKVLELNGSVLQIAGTVKIAVGLQNTSTVTKVDLTNRTSKLEDVLSCSIQLQQLYLSNLQEASSTKIVNALQSIHISSLVVLDFSSNHLNNEIVYGLSNILLQNNKLKEFYFARNNLQATDIIEIRWGLRNNSTLTAFSVADNNVGAEAADSIASILFSNRKLAKLNLSGNNFQSTGTSIIARTLQQFKNLTVFMFLNNCAGSKAAKDLSFALLCNKNLKELYLAGNNLQTAGSITVAKAVQCMSTLTVFSFSNNHSGSEAANELSSALLCNPELKELYLAGNGLQSTGAIAVAKAMQQFSTLTVFSISNNNIGVEAADDIAAVFYHNSKLQEIYLDYNKLLTTGTIKIVKSLEKNSSLKKLSIANNGVDDEAADDIAVSLRHSMNLQELCLDENYFQSTGLHKIAEVLQSIESLTVFSIFRNNINRKSAKSIVAMLSCNTKLAVRSEFL; this is encoded by the coding sequence ATGACAATAGTTTATTATCTTAAGAAAAACAATGGAATTATAATTGCCAATATCTCCCGTCTCAGTGAATTCCCTCATCCATATGATCAAGTGGTTAAAAAGTTGTCACAATTTGCTTTCCTTGCCTTACAAAAAAACCAAGTGGCTTTTATGAACACTGAAATTGATGCAACTTGTCCTCATCTTGTGCTTGCTAACTGCTGTGGGCTTGGATTATTTAAACCTGTTAAGCATCCGAAGAAGGAAGATGGTGAGTATATTCAGTTCCTCCATTTTTCTATTCAGGAATACATGGCAGCCTACCATATTACCTCACTACCAAATGCTGATATATTAAAACTGTTAGACATTTCTTTCTGGAGTCTTCATTACTTGAACACATGGATGATGTATATTGGCATTACAGATGGTAATGATCCTGTACTCAAGGAGTTAATTCTCTCTGATATTCGCTCACCTTTAGGCAGTAGGTCTAACATCTCAAACAAAATACAAATTAATAAACTACAATAtctgtttttgttttgttgcatGATGGAAGTTGATAATCATATGTCACATTCTGTCAAATTCCGGGGAGGAAACATTGACCTCAGTAACCAGGCCTTGTCAACTGGTGATCTATACACAATTACAGTTCTGCTATTAAAATTATCTAATAAGCAATGGAAGGGGCTAAACTTATCGAACTGTAATATTGATGGCAAAATTGACAACATTATAGCTGTTTTACCTCATAATACTAAACTGCAACAATTATATTTCAGTGTAAAcaatttacaaacagaaggtgctattaaatTTGCAAGATCTTTACAGAATACTACAACTCTAACTGAATTTGGTCTTTCAAATAACAATATTGGATGTGAAGCTGCAGACGATATAGCAATTGTTTTATCTAACAATACCAAACTGCAAAAATTATACCTTAAAAAGAACactttacaaacagaaggtgctattaaaatTGCAAGGTCATTACAGAATACTACAACTCTAACTGAATTTGGTCTTTCAAATAACAATATTGGATGTGAAGCTGCAGACGATATAGCAATTGTTTTATCTAACAATACCAAACTGCAAAAATTATACCTTAAAAAGAACactttacaaacagaaggtgctattaaaatTGCAAGGTCATTACAGAATACTACAACTCTAACTGAATTTGGTCTTTCAAATAACAATATTGGATGTGAAGCTGCAGACGATATAGCAATTGTTTTATCTAACAATACCAAACTGCAAAAATTATACCTTAAAAAGAACactttacaaacagaaggtgctattaaaatTGCAAGGTCATTACAGAATACTACAACTCTAACTGAATTTTATCTTTCAAATAACAACATTAGaagtgaagcagcagatgatatagcagcttTTTTATCTAATAATACCAAACTGCAAAAATTACATCTTAGTAGAAACAAtatacaaacagaaggtgctattaaaatTGCAAGATCTTTACAGAATACTACAACTCTAACTGAATTTGTTCTTTCAAGTAACAATATTGGAAGTGAAGCAGCAGATAATAtagcagctgttttatctcataatatcAAACTGCAAAAATTACACCTTAGTGGATGcaatttacaaacagaaggtgctattaaaatTGCAAGACCTTTACAGAATACTACAACTCTAACTCTATTTGTTCTTTCAAGTAACAATATTGGaagtgaagcagcagatgatatagcagctgttttatctcataataccaAACTGCAAATATTACAACTTAACGACAACactttacaaacagaaggtgctattaaaatTGCAAGATCTTTACAGAATACTACAACTCTAACTCAATTTGTTCTTTCAAGTAACAATATTGGAAgggaagcagcagatgatatagcagctgttttatctcataataccaAACTGCAATGGTTATATCTTTCTAGCAAcaatttacaaacagaaggtgctattaaaatTGCAAGATCTTTACAGAATACTACAACTCTGACTGAATTTGATCTTACAGATAACAATATTGGaagtgaagcagcagatgatatagcagctgttttatctcataatatcAAGCTGCAAAAATTACACCTTAGTGGATGcaatttacaaacagaaggtgctattaaaatTGCAAGATCTTTACAGAATACTACAACTCTAACTCAATTTGGTCTTGCAGATAACAATATTGGaagtgaagcagcagatgatatagcagctgttttatctcataatagcAAACTGCAAATATTACAACTTCACGACAACactttacaaacagaaggtgctattaaaatTGCAAGATCTTTACAGAATACTACAACTCTAACTCAATTTGTTCTTTCAAGTAACAATATTGGAAGTGAAGCAGgagatgatatagcagctgttttatctcataatatcAAACTGCAATGGTTACATCTTCATAACAACactttacaaacagaaggtgctattaaaatTGCAAGATCTTTACAGAATACTACAACTCTAACTCAATTTGTTCTTTCAAGTAACAATATTGGaagtgaagcagcagatgatatagcagctgttttatctcataataccaAACTGCAATGGTTATATCTTTCTAGCAAcaatttacaaacagaaggtgctattaaaatTGCAAGATCTTTACAGAATACTACAACTCTAACTGAATTTGTTCTTTCAAGTAACAATATTGGaagtgaagcagcagatgatatagcagctgttttatctcataataccaAACTGCAATGGTTATATCTTTCTAGCAAcaatttacaaacagaaggtgctattaaaatTGCAAGATCTTTACAGAATACTACAACTCTAACTGAATTTGTTCTTTCAAGTAACAATATTGGAAGTGAAGtagcagatgatatagcagctgttttatctcataacatcAAACTGCAAAAATTACACCTTAGTGGATAcaatttacaaacagaaggtgctattaaaatTGCAAGATCTTTACAGAATACTACAACTCTAACTGAATTTGTTCTTTCAAGTAACAATATTGGaagtgaagcagcagatgatatagcagctgttttatctcataatagcAAACTGCAAATATTACAACTTCACGACAACactttacaaacagaaggtgctattaaaatTGCAAGATCTTTACAGAATACTACAACTCTAACTCAATTTGTTCTTTCAAGTAACAATATTGGaagtgaagcagcagatgatatagcagctgttttatctcataatatcAAACTGCAATGGTTATATCTTCATAACAACactttacaaacagaaggtgctattaaaatTGCAAGATCTTTACAGAATACTACAACTCTAACTCAATTTGTTCTTTCAAGTAACAATATTGGaagtgaagcagcagatgatatagcagctgttttatctcataatatcAAACTGCAAAATTTAAACATTAGTGGATGcaatttacaaacagaaggtgctattaaaatTGCAAGATCTTTACAGAATACTACAACTCTAACTGAATTTGGTCTTGCAGATAACAATATTGGaagtgaagcagcagatgatatagcagctgttttatctcataatagcAAACTGCAAATATTACAACTTCATGACAACactttacaaacagaaggtgctattaaaatTGCAAGATCTTTTCAGAATACTACAACTCTAACTCAATTTGTTCTTTCAAGTAACAATATTGGAAGTGAAGCAGgagatgatatagcagctgttttatctcataatatcAAACTGCAATGGTTACATCTTCATAACAACactttacaaacagaaggtgctattaaaatTGCAAGATCTTTACAGAATACTACAACTCTAACTCAATTTGTTCTTTCAAGTAACAATATTGGaagtgaagcagcagatgatatagcagctgttttatctcataatatcAAACTGCAATGGTTACATCTTCATAACAACactttacaaacagaaggtgctattaaaatTGCAAGATCTTTACAGAATACTACAACTCTAACTCAATTTGTTCTTTCAAGTAACAATATTGGaagtgaagcagcagatgatatagcagctgttttatctcataatatcAAACTGCAAAAGTTACACCTTAGAGGATGcaatttacaaacagaaggtgctattaaaatTGCAAGATCTTTACAGAATACTATAACTCTAACTGAATTTGTTCTTTCAAATAACAATATTGGaagtgaagcagcagatgatatagcagctgttttatctcataatatcAAACTGCAAAAGTTATATCTTGATGGGAACACTTTCCAAACAGAAGGTGTTATTAAGATTGCAAAATCTTTACAGAATACTACAACTGTAGTTCACTTTGATATATCTAGCAACAATATTGGAAGtaaagcagcagatgatataacAGTTGTTTTATCGCATAATACCAAACTGCAATGGTTAAATCTGAATCACAACAATTTACAAACAGAGGGTATTATTAAAATTGCACAATCTTTACTGTATACTACATCCTTAATTTATCTTGATATTTCTAACAACAATATAGGaagtgaagcagcagatgatattgcagctGTTTTGTGTAACAATGACCAACTACAATATCTATACCTTGATAACAATGATTTACAAACACAAGGTATTATTAGAATTGCAAGATCTTTGTTAGGTACATCAACTTTAACTGTTTTCAGTGTTTCTGCTAACAATATTGATGATGAAGCAACAGATGGTATAACAGCTGTTTTATCCCACAACACTAATCTGCAACGATTGAATCTAAGCCACAACAATATACAAACACAAGGTGGTAGTAAAATTGCAAAATGTTTACATGGTATTTCAATTCTGAATATTTCTAGTGACTGTATTGGTGTTAAGGCATCAGATGACATTGCAACTGTTTTGTTGAATAGTAGTAAACTAAAAGTATTAGAGCTAAATGGAAGTGTTTTACAAATTGCTGGTACTGTTAAGATCGCAGTAGGTTTACAGAATACTTCAACTGTGACCAAGGTTGATCTAACTAATAGAACAAGTAAACTAGAAGATGTTTTGTCTTGTAGTATCCAATTACAACAATTGTATCTTAGTAACTTACAAGAAGCCAGTTCTACTAAAATTGTAAATGCATTACAAAGTATCCATATTTCATCACTAGTGGTGTTGGATTTTTCAAGCAATCATTTGAATAATGAAATAGTATATGGACTATCCAATATTTTACTACAAAACAATAAGCTTAAAGAATTTTATTTTGCGAGAAATAATTTACAGGCAACTGACATAATCGAAATTAGATGGGGTTTGAGAAATAATTCAACCTTGACAGCATTCAGTGTTGCAGACAATAATGTGGGTGCTGAAGCAGCAGATAGTATTGCATCTATTTTGTTTAGCAATAGAAAATTAGCAAAATTGAACCTCAGTGGGAATAATTTTCAGTCAACTGGTACTAGCATAATTGCTAGAACTTTGCAGCAATTTAAAAACCTAACAGTATTTATGTTTTTAAACAACTGTGCTGGTAGTAAAGCAGCAAAAGACCTATCATTTGCTTTATTGTGCAACAAAAACCTGAAAGAGCTGTACCTTGCTGGAAATAACCTACAAACAGCAGGTTCAATTACAGTCGCAAAAGCTGTGCAATGCATGTCAACTCTGACTGTATTTAGTTTTTCAAATAATCATTCTGGTAGTGAAGCAGCAAATGAATTGTCATCTGCTTTATTATGCAACCCTGAACTAAAGGAACTGTATCTTGCTGGAAATGGTCTTCAATCAACAGGTGCTATTGCAGTTGCAAAAGCTATGCAGCAATTTTCAACTCTGACTGTGTTTAGTATTTCAAACAAtaatattggtgttgaagcagcagatgacatcgCAGCTGTGTTTTATCATAATTCCAAACTACAAGAGATATATCTAGATTATAATAAGTTGTTAACAACAGGTACAATTAAAATTGTTAAAAGTTTAGAAAAGAATTCATCACTGAAAAAGTTGAGTATTGCTAACAATGGAGTTGATGATGAAGCTGCAGATGATATTGCTGTGTCGTTACGTCACAGTATGAACCTACAAGAGTTGTGCCTagatgaaaattattttcaaaGTACAGGTTTACACAAGATCGCAGAAGTGTTACAGTCTATTGAAAGTCTAACTGTGTTTAGTATTTTCCGCAATAATATCAACAGAAAGTCTGCAAAGAGTATTGTAGCTATGTTATCTTGTAACACTAAACTAGCAGTACGTAGTGAGTTTTTGTAA